The genomic DNA AGTGGTTACACTTTAAAACGGTGGCGGATACGAGCTTCGCTTGCTTCCATTCTACCCCCGTGTTCCATTCCTTTCAAATGAAAACAGCCGTGGATAAAGAGAAAAACTAAAAAGTGATCCAGTTCACGATCAAAATCAGGTGCTTTCATTCGGGCGATCTCCGGGCAGATAACGATCTCGCCGCTTGTGTCTGAATACGTAAAACTCAACACATCGGTCGGCTTGTCTTTGTTGCGATACGTGCGGTTGAGTGTCTGTGATCGCTTTCGTCCAACAAGGACAAGTGAGCATTCAAAGTGTTTGCCGAGGATCGCATTCTTTATAGCTTCATAATCAAACCCCGTCGTCCTGCGGACGACGGGGTTTGAGGTCAATGTTGTGGAGATGGAAAAATGAGAAGCCAAATATTCAGCAAGGATCTTCATAACAGATGTACTGTTTGTCCGCTAGTTTCGTCGTCGGTTATCGGTCTTTTCACCGATTTTGCCGAGTTTTACAAGCCATTCGATACGAGCCTTTCGCTCTAATTTCTCAAGTCGTCTCTGTTTAGTAAGCTCGCTGGAAAGCGGTCGCTGAAAATAGCGGTGCTTACGGGCAGACGAAAGGGTATTTGAGCTTTGTACGCGACGGGTAAAACGACGCAGCAAGCTGGTGTTGTTCTCGTTTCCTTTTTTGATTACTTCTGCATTTCGTGCCATAGGTTGTTTAGATTAGCACAAGAGAAGAAAACAGGCAATATTTTGTTTATTTTTCGTAAAGTGTGTAATAGAAACGTATTTAGTATCCTGCATCCGGTATTCAGTACACCGCGACCAAAAGGTGAGGTGTGCACTGGCTTTTGGATACAGATCACATCGTGTACCGCTTGAGATAACTGACCAGCTGGTCTAGAGGTACGGTTTCTTGGGCTCGAGTGTGGGCGTTACGGACTATAACAACGTTTTCCATTGCCTCCTTTTGACCCATGATGATCGTGTACGGCAGTTTGAGTTGTTCTGCTCGAGCGAGCTGTTCGCGGATCTTGTCGCGGACAAGAGAGTGGTACACCGGAATGCGGGCAATTCGCAATTCGTCAATAAGCGCGAGACTTTTTTGCCGGGCAACATCACCAAGGTGTGCGAAAAAGTGTTTTGGCTGCAAAGGTGTTTTTCTCTGTCGGCGAGTTTTATTTCGAGGTGTATAGGAGAGAGAGATGCCAACGGCACTGATGTCGTGGCCGAGGCGGATCTTTCGACTGAGGCGGTTGTAGCGAGTCCCCATTGCCAGCGGTGCCGTTTTTTCTTCGAAGTCATCGTCCATTTCTCGGATAGAAAAAACGGTTTGGGATGAGATGTTTCGGTTGCCTACCAAGGTGTTCTTGATGCGATACGGCACGCCGAGTTCCTCGAGGTGTTCAAGGACATCCATAAAATGATGGCGGCTGGCGTCGCTGAGATAACTGATCGCTTTGGGCGCTTCCTCGTTAAGCCGCTGGCAGATCTCGTCATTCGAGAACTGAAGCATATCGAACACATCATTTTTTAAAATATCGTGGAATTTTGGTGGCAGGTCGCCAATACGGTCACGATAAAATTGGATCAGTGCTCGTTCGAACCGCTGGATCGATTCACGATCGCCAATACTGTTCACGTCTACGATCAAGTTCTGATAACCTTCCTCGCGCAAAATGCAGTACGCGGTCTGGATCGTAAGTGCGTCAGCAACACTGTGTGATGCACCGATCACATCGAGACCAAGATGGATGTTGCCGTCGCTCGATACGCCACTAACGCTTTTATTACGTGCATAAAAAAGGAGGAGAGGGTAGGAGCACTTATGAAATTTGTTTGCGTGATAAAAACGTAGGAGGGAAGTCTTCTCTTCAGGTGCGCATAAAAAGAGCGAGCGATCATAGGCGTGAAAGCGCTTTGAATCAGTTCGGTCTGTGCGAGATATGGTAGGAGCTTTGATCGGTGCAAATCCGTAATACATTGCGATCTCAGCCGGTGCGTCAAACTGCCGTAAGAGAGGAAGCGGCTCGGGAAATATAGTCGGCGTATCGTACATATTGCGTTCCTCTGGTGCTGAAGAAAATGGTGCCATAGTGCCTATATTAATGGATAAATTATTCGATCATTGATCCTGCTTGTAACTTCCGGGTAACAGGTTTAGTTCTTGAAGTGGAAAAAGGCGGATAAGCGGTCGCCCTTGAATAAGTTCGCGTTCGAGCGGTCCCCAGCTGCGAGAGTCTGAACTTGCCTGGCGGTTATCTCCTAAAACAAAGTATTCATCGTTCTTGAGAGAGGTTCGGAGACTGTCTATTTTTGTATGTTCAACGTATGGTTCATCAAGAAGAATTCCATTGGGGTGTTCAGCGTTGTGTATGATGACATCTCCCCGGTTTATCTCCACTGTTTCTCCGGGCAGACCGACAATACGCTTAATGAAGAACGTGGACCTGTCTTCAGGGGAACGAAATACGATCACGTCACCACGATGAGGATTATTGAGCTGATAACTTAGTTGGTCAACGATCAGATACTCACCGGTATCAAATGTCGGAGCCATTGACTGACCATTGACAATGAACGGTTGGGCAATAAAGATCCTGAACGGTACAACAATGATCAGTGCAATAAATGCAAAGCGAATAACATCAATAAAAAATGAGGAGGCAATCGAGCGCGGCTGAGGAGGGGTTTGGGGATGTTCAAGGCTCATACCACGAGTGTTACAAGAGCTATTGTACTTTACGAATGGTCATTGACACAAGCTCTTATTGATTTTTTAAATTTTTTGGCACATATAGTATGTCAATCAGAGCAGACATTTGCTTACAGTATCGGTGCGTCTTGTTAAGAAATACAAAAATGATCGTTTGACTTGTTTGTAGATGCGAATGGTCTTAGAATACCTTTATGATAACCCACTACATTATTGGTCTTGGCAATCCCGGTGAAAAATATCAGGACACACCTCACAACGTCGGCTTCCACGTGCTCGATGAGCTTTTGAATACTTGGCAGGGCGGCAGCTGGAAGCACGACAATGTACTCAGTGCTTCGATCGCTCGTTTTGAGTTTTCTAATACCTTGTTTGTATTTATAAAACCACAGACATTTATGAATCGTTCTGGTGAGACGCTCCGCGCACTGACCAAACAGGTTGATCCCGGGGACCTCATAGAGAACATGCTCGTTATTCACGATGATATTGATCTGCCTGAAGGAAGGATCAAGATAACGCAACGCAGTGGTGCCGGTGGGCATCGCGGTATTGAGTCTATCGCTCAGGTACTTGGAAGCAATGAGTTTAAACGACTGAAAATAGGTATTGCTCCGCTCGATGAGAATGGGGAGATGCGTAAACCTAAAGGTGAGCGCGCTGTCTCTGACTATGTTCTCGGACAGCGTCCGCGGTTTTCAAAGCGGGTGAGTGAAGAGATCGCACCGCTCACCGCGGATGCTATCTGTGTTCTTGTTCGTGACGGGGTTGAGAAAGCAATGTCATTATATAATGCGCAGTCTGAAGATCGAACCGAGAAACAAGGAGAAGAATAAAACAGTCATTTATTTTGCTTGCGATATGAACGCATTACAAAAACCGATCACGTGAGTGATCGGTTTTTGTATTTTGTTTCGGTAATTTCTCTTACACTATTCTGTCGTATTTGTTGAAGGTTGTTGGGTCGGTCGGCTTACTTGCTTGTTAACCGGATTGCCTTCCTCGTCAACAAGAGTCAATGCCATGCGCTGGCTGTTCGGATCGAACAAGGTGATCTTAAGTGGATACGTTTTTCCGAGCTCGAGAGTTTCACGAAGTGCATCGGTGTTGCCGAACTCAGAAACATGGATCAAGCCGGCGATACCTTCTTCGATCGAAGCGAGGGCGCCGTGCTTGTTGTACTTGATGATCACACCTCGTACGATCTCACCGCGTTGGTAGCGCTTCTCAGCTTCTTTCCATGGATTTGCTTTCAAAGCCTTGATCGAAAGTGAGATCTTACCGTCTTTGATGTCGACGATCTTTACACGCACTTCGTCACCGACATTATAGAGTTCCTTAGGGTCTTCCACCAATGACCAATCGATCTCAGAGATGTGGACAAGTCCTTCAAGTCCGTCTTCGATCTTAACGAAGATACCGAAGTCAACGATACCGGTAACTTCGCCGGCAACTTCATCGCCGAGTTTGTAGCGGTCGATGATCTTCTCTTTGTTCTCGGCGTCAGGAGTTTTCTCTGAGAAGATGAGTTTCGATTCGCTTGGCACTGCCGAGATGATCGAGACCGAAAGTTTTTCGCCAACCAGTTTGCGCAACTCGTCAAGGATGCGGTCTTTGTCGCCGTCCTCAACACGTGGGTAGTGCTCGGTTTTGAGCTGGGAAGCAGGCAAGAAGCCCTGGATGCCTTGCCAGCTGATGATCAAGCCTCCTTTGTTTGCCTCAGTTACCGGTAGTTCGAGAACTGTTTTGTTCGCTACTAACTCCTCAGCCTCGCTCCAGATCAGTGCCTGGCGAGCTTCTTTCAAGCTGATCTCAGTGTAGCCTTGGTAACCCTCGCGCTCTACAACCTTTCCAGTAACGGTATCACCGATCGCGACACGCTTTATAAGGTCGCGAGCGTTTATGTATTCCTTTCCAAAAATGATACCGGTGCCGAACGGAGGCAGATCGATATAAAGAGTGTTTTTACCGTGTCCGATGACCGGTCCTTCTACAATGTCACCTTCTTGAGGCGGTTCCGGTGTTTCCTCGAGAATGCTGGACATCACATCACCGCGATCATCCAAGTTGACGTCCTGCAGATCTTCCGGCGTCTGTCCCTGATGGGTGATCTCCGGTGTTTTGCTTGCGATTCCGCTACCAGCCTTTTCTGGCTCTGCTGCCGGAGCAGCTGTTTGCGTCACTTCGTCTTTATCTGTTGCTGTTGCCATAAAATAAAGGGCCTTACGTGCTCCTATATAAAATTAAGAGGTACGTAAAGCGGGGCAGAGCTCAGGGGTCACCGGCGCCATTTCTCGTTGCCGTATTCATCGCCGGCGGATTAGCCTGTGCTCTGCGGTTTGATAATGCTACCTAATATCGTTTTCCGAGGCTCCTTTTCAGGAATCTCTGGGAAGGCAGTAGTGGTGGAAAGTATACTGAATAAAAAGCCAATGTCAAAGCTTTTTAGAACTCCATAGTGGTTTGGTAGTGGGTTGATTTTACTCTCGCACTACTTGGTTGGGTGTGGTATGCTATGAAAAACTCGGGAAAACTCGATTTTTGAGTGTAATTGACTGTATTTCCATTTCCGACTGTTTTGTTCATATTATTTTGTTTGCCGTATCATTTTTTGACTGACCATGATCATCACCTACCACTCAGCAGCATGCTTCAAAGTGCAATTTGGCGACACTACGCTCGCCTTCAATCCTATATCTAAAAAAAGTTCGTCTTATAAACCGGTTCGATTTAGCGCCGATGTTGCGCTGGTGAGTATCCAGCACCCTGATTTCAATGGGGTTGACCAGGTCAAGCATGGAGATAAAGAGCCTTTCATCGTTCGCGGTCCGGGTGAATACGAAGTAAACGGCGTGGCTATACGTGGATACCTTTCGAGTTCTGAATATGACGGCAAGAGACACCACAACACTATTTATGTGGTCGAACTAGATGGAATGAGACTTTGTTATCTTGGTGCGTTGGGCGAGAAAGAGATCTCGCACGAAGCTCGTGAAGCGCTTGAAGATATCGATATTTTGTTCGCACCGATCGGTGGCAACGGCGTTCTGGATGCGACCAGCGCATATAAGCTATCGGTTGCTCTAGAGCCACGGATCATCATTCCGATGCTTCACGATGGAAGCGGTTCAAGCGATGACAGTATTGCCACCTTCCTTGAGGAAGGTGGCCGGGAAAAGGTGACTTCAGTCGACAAACTAACGGTGAAACAAAAAGATGTTGCCACTAAAGAAGGGGAGATCGTGGTTCTGGCAGCACAATAGTTCGACAGTCTATGGGTTCATGGCTCACAAATTTGCGTAAGAAACCGCCGGAAGCAAGACAGAAGTATGCGCTTTTAACTGCCGGCACGATCACGTTTGTTCTCATTGGTGTGTGGGTTATGATGAGTGTGCCGACCTGGACGAATACACAAAACGAAGAGACGGTCTTCTCTTCTTCGATGTCATCTATCACGTCAACGTTTCAGGATCTGTTCGAGTCTTTTGATCTTGTGAGCACATCGACTCCACCAAACGCTGAGGAAAATGTTGATTCACCGTACATGATCGAAGGGGCAACATCTACTGCAACGTCTATAGATGAAGCGAATGATCAGGAGGCTAACGCCACCTCTTCTGAGGGGTATTCGAGCGCAACTACAAGCACATCGACTATTGATACAGTTGAATGAGGCGAGGGAAAGGTATAAGATACGAGAATTACGCGTTATAGCTTAGCGCTAACGTCACGGACCATGGCAGAAAAAAATAATTCCAATAATAAAAACGAGGAGAACAAAGAAGAAGGCAAGACCTCTACGCCGGAAGAATTGGCGCTGGCGAAACAGGTGGTTAGCGCGAGTATCACTGACGAGATGAAGGAGTCGTATCTCGATTATGCGATGTCAGTTATTACGTCGCGCGCCCTGCCTGATGTAAAAGACGGCTTAAAGCCTGTGCAGCGCCGTATTCTCTATGCAATGCACACAATGAACCTTAACGCCGGGGGGAAGTTTCGTAAGTCGGCCGCTATTGTCGGTGAAGTTCTCGGTAACTATCATCCACACGGTGACTCTTCTGTGTATGCAGCGATGGTTAACCTGGCTCAATCATGGTCGCTACGCTACCCGCTTGTATGGGGTCAAGGAAACTTTGGTTCGATCGACGATGATCCGCCTGCCGCTCAGCGTTATACGGAGGCAAAAATGACCAAGATATCAGGTGACATGCTCAACGATATTGAAAAGAGCACGGTTGACTGGCGGTCTAACTATGACGGTACAAAAAAAGAGCCGATCGTTTTGCCGGCAGGAGTACCGAACCTGCTTTTGAATGGAACATTGGGTATCGCTGTGGGTATGGCGACTAATATTCCGCCACATAATCTCAATGAGGTGATCGATGCGACAATGCATCTGATCGATACCCCGAAGGCTACCAACGAAGACATTCTTGGTTTTATAAAAGGACCTGACTTTCCGACCGGCGGGATCGCTTTTAACGAAGCTGATATTCATCATGCGAGCGCTACTGGAAAAGGGGGAGTGGTTGTGCGTGGAGAAGCGGAGATCGTGGAGGGAGCAAAGGGAACACATCAGATCATTATTACTTCGGTTCCGTATCGTACGAATAAAGCCGATCTGATAATTAAGATCGCTGATCTGGTGCGAAATAAAAAGATCGAGGGTATTAAAGATATCCGCGATGAATCAACTGACGAGATCCGCGTCGTGATCGATCTGAAAGGGGGAGGGCACCCGCAAAATGTGCTTAATAACATTTACAAATACACGCAACTTGAAGATACATTTCATTACAACATCGTAACGCTTGTTGACGGTATTCCGCAGACCCTTTCACTCAAAGGAGTGCTTGAGCAGTTTGTCCTGCACCGAGTTGATGTGATCACCCGGCGCACAAAGCATGATCTGGCGAAAGCAGAGGCTCGTGAGCATATACTGATCGGGCTGAAGAAGGCGCTTGATCACATCGATGCGATCATCAAACTCATAAAGAAATCAAAAGATACGCAGACCGCGCACGCGAATTTGATGAAGGAGTTTAAGTTCTCTGACCGACAGGCGACCGCTATTCTTGAGATGCGCTTGCAAAAACTGGCCGGTCTGGAGCGTCAAAAGATCGAAGAGGAATTGAAAGCAGTACAGCAACTGATCGCTGAACTTAAGGAAATTCTTTCCAGTGAGAAGAAGATCCGGAAGGTTATTAAGGACGAATTGACAGAAATGCAAAAATTGTACGGCGACGATAGGCGAACAAAGATCGTGAAAACGGGAGTTAAGTCAATGTCGGTTGAGGATCTTATTCCGGATGAAGAATCTACGTTGGTGCTGACAGCAAGTGGATACATCAAGCGCATGAGCCCTGACGAGTTTAAAAAGCAGAAGCGAGGTGGTGTTGGCGTGGTAGATATCGCAACCAAAGATGACGACTTTGTTCATACATTCCTGACCGCAAATACGCACAACGATCTGCTCTTCTTTACTGATGCTGGTAAGGTGTACCAGACAAAAATGTATGATGTGCCGGAAGGTAAGCGGGCGACTCGCGGTAAATCGATCATGAACTTCTTGCCAATAGAAGGTGATGAGCGTATTACAACTGTGTTGCCGATGCCCAAGGAGATCAAGAAAAGCGACGACCTTTCAGTTCTCATGATGACAAAACAAGGTGTGACCAAGCGGGTGAAGGCAGAGAATTTTTATGACGTGCGCCGAAGTGGGTTGATCACAATGAAGCTCGGCGACAATGATCAGCTCATCTGTGCTGATTTTGTGAGTGCCGGAGATGATGTGATAACGGTGAGTGCTCATGGTCAAGCAATTCGATCAAGCGCCAAAGAGATCCGTGAGATGGGACGAAGTGCTGCCGGTGTGCGTGGTATGAAACTCGGGAAGGATGACTATGTTATCGGTGCGCAGGTCATAAGAAGCGATGCGGTCAACCCCGGCCTGCTTGTATTGACCGCGGCAGGGTTTGGTAAAATTACCGATATTGATGAGTACAAAAAGCAAAAACGTGGCGGGAGCGGGATCAAAACATCAAAGGTGACAAAGAAAACCGGTGATATTATTGCCGCGCGTGTAGTAACCGACGAAGAAGAGCTTGTGGTAATGTCTAAGAAGAGCCAGGTGATTCGGACCAGTTTGACCGAAATTCCTCGTCTTGGTCGGGTTTCTCAAGGGGTGCGCATCATGAAGCTTCGTGAAAACGACGCAATCGCTTCGTTCATCTGTCTTTAAATGAAATGCACGTAGAGTATTAGGCCGTAAATTCATTTGAACGTAAGGAAAGTAAAAGAAACAATAGTATGGTGCTATTGTTTCTTTTGTTTATCACTATATTTTTTAGGCTTTATCTATATAGAATAGATAGAAAAGTTATCCCCTGGAACTCGTACTCCGCCCTGTTATACTAATTACAATTAATGTAAGCTTGAACCGCCATGACTGACCCTGCACATAACTGCGAACAACTTGGTTTACAGCCCGGACAACATGTAGCTGATCTTGGGTCAGGTGCCGGGTACTATACGATAGAGCTTGCTAAACGTGTTGGCACAGAAGGAAAGGTGTTTGCGATCGATGTGCGCAAGGATCTATTGGAAAAAGTAAAAAGTGCAGCACGAGATGAAGGGTTTGAAAATGTTGAAGTGGCTTGGGGAAATATAGAGGTGGAGAATGGAACCCGACTGCGTAGTGATTCGATCGACGTTGTGATCATAGCGAACACACTTTTTCAGATAGAAGATCAGGCTGGCTTGGCACGGGAGACGGTGCGCATTCTCAAGCCGAAGGGTACGTTGCTCGTGGTTGATTGGACAGGTTCGCACGGTGGAATTGGGCCGGTTGAAGAGCAGGTTGTGCCGGAAGAGAAAGCGCGAGAGTTATTTGAACTTGCCGGTCTTGAATTTGCAAATTCTATATCGACCGGTGAACATCATTACGGATTTATAATGGAAAATCGAACATGACAGATCTATCCCCCTTCAAGGTTGCTGTTTTAATTGGCTTTGGGCTCATGCTTTTTGGCGGTTTTATTGCGCTTACGTTGTTTTCCGGTGCGGGTGGTGGTGA from Candidatus Paceibacterota bacterium includes the following:
- the ybeY gene encoding rRNA maturation RNase YbeY, whose amino-acid sequence is MKILAEYLASHFSISTTLTSNPVVRRTTGFDYEAIKNAILGKHFECSLVLVGRKRSQTLNRTYRNKDKPTDVLSFTYSDTSGEIVICPEIARMKAPDFDRELDHFLVFLFIHGCFHLKGMEHGGRMEASEARIRHRFKV
- a CDS encoding His/Gly/Thr/Pro-type tRNA ligase C-terminal domain-containing protein; translated protein: MAPFSSAPEERNMYDTPTIFPEPLPLLRQFDAPAEIAMYYGFAPIKAPTISRTDRTDSKRFHAYDRSLFLCAPEEKTSLLRFYHANKFHKCSYPLLLFYARNKSVSGVSSDGNIHLGLDVIGASHSVADALTIQTAYCILREEGYQNLIVDVNSIGDRESIQRFERALIQFYRDRIGDLPPKFHDILKNDVFDMLQFSNDEICQRLNEEAPKAISYLSDASRHHFMDVLEHLEELGVPYRIKNTLVGNRNISSQTVFSIREMDDDFEEKTAPLAMGTRYNRLSRKIRLGHDISAVGISLSYTPRNKTRRQRKTPLQPKHFFAHLGDVARQKSLALIDELRIARIPVYHSLVRDKIREQLARAEQLKLPYTIIMGQKEAMENVVIVRNAHTRAQETVPLDQLVSYLKRYTM
- the lepB gene encoding signal peptidase I, producing the protein MSLEHPQTPPQPRSIASSFFIDVIRFAFIALIIVVPFRIFIAQPFIVNGQSMAPTFDTGEYLIVDQLSYQLNNPHRGDVIVFRSPEDRSTFFIKRIVGLPGETVEINRGDVIIHNAEHPNGILLDEPYVEHTKIDSLRTSLKNDEYFVLGDNRQASSDSRSWGPLERELIQGRPLIRLFPLQELNLLPGSYKQDQ
- the pth gene encoding aminoacyl-tRNA hydrolase; the protein is MITHYIIGLGNPGEKYQDTPHNVGFHVLDELLNTWQGGSWKHDNVLSASIARFEFSNTLFVFIKPQTFMNRSGETLRALTKQVDPGDLIENMLVIHDDIDLPEGRIKITQRSGAGGHRGIESIAQVLGSNEFKRLKIGIAPLDENGEMRKPKGERAVSDYVLGQRPRFSKRVSEEIAPLTADAICVLVRDGVEKAMSLYNAQSEDRTEKQGEE
- a CDS encoding S1 RNA-binding domain-containing protein gives rise to the protein MATATDKDEVTQTAAPAAEPEKAGSGIASKTPEITHQGQTPEDLQDVNLDDRGDVMSSILEETPEPPQEGDIVEGPVIGHGKNTLYIDLPPFGTGIIFGKEYINARDLIKRVAIGDTVTGKVVEREGYQGYTEISLKEARQALIWSEAEELVANKTVLELPVTEANKGGLIISWQGIQGFLPASQLKTEHYPRVEDGDKDRILDELRKLVGEKLSVSIISAVPSESKLIFSEKTPDAENKEKIIDRYKLGDEVAGEVTGIVDFGIFVKIEDGLEGLVHISEIDWSLVEDPKELYNVGDEVRVKIVDIKDGKISLSIKALKANPWKEAEKRYQRGEIVRGVIIKYNKHGALASIEEGIAGLIHVSEFGNTDALRETLELGKTYPLKITLFDPNSQRMALTLVDEEGNPVNKQVSRPTQQPSTNTTE
- a CDS encoding MBL fold metallo-hydrolase, coding for MIITYHSAACFKVQFGDTTLAFNPISKKSSSYKPVRFSADVALVSIQHPDFNGVDQVKHGDKEPFIVRGPGEYEVNGVAIRGYLSSSEYDGKRHHNTIYVVELDGMRLCYLGALGEKEISHEAREALEDIDILFAPIGGNGVLDATSAYKLSVALEPRIIIPMLHDGSGSSDDSIATFLEEGGREKVTSVDKLTVKQKDVATKEGEIVVLAAQ
- the gyrA gene encoding DNA gyrase subunit A is translated as MAEKNNSNNKNEENKEEGKTSTPEELALAKQVVSASITDEMKESYLDYAMSVITSRALPDVKDGLKPVQRRILYAMHTMNLNAGGKFRKSAAIVGEVLGNYHPHGDSSVYAAMVNLAQSWSLRYPLVWGQGNFGSIDDDPPAAQRYTEAKMTKISGDMLNDIEKSTVDWRSNYDGTKKEPIVLPAGVPNLLLNGTLGIAVGMATNIPPHNLNEVIDATMHLIDTPKATNEDILGFIKGPDFPTGGIAFNEADIHHASATGKGGVVVRGEAEIVEGAKGTHQIIITSVPYRTNKADLIIKIADLVRNKKIEGIKDIRDESTDEIRVVIDLKGGGHPQNVLNNIYKYTQLEDTFHYNIVTLVDGIPQTLSLKGVLEQFVLHRVDVITRRTKHDLAKAEAREHILIGLKKALDHIDAIIKLIKKSKDTQTAHANLMKEFKFSDRQATAILEMRLQKLAGLERQKIEEELKAVQQLIAELKEILSSEKKIRKVIKDELTEMQKLYGDDRRTKIVKTGVKSMSVEDLIPDEESTLVLTASGYIKRMSPDEFKKQKRGGVGVVDIATKDDDFVHTFLTANTHNDLLFFTDAGKVYQTKMYDVPEGKRATRGKSIMNFLPIEGDERITTVLPMPKEIKKSDDLSVLMMTKQGVTKRVKAENFYDVRRSGLITMKLGDNDQLICADFVSAGDDVITVSAHGQAIRSSAKEIREMGRSAAGVRGMKLGKDDYVIGAQVIRSDAVNPGLLVLTAAGFGKITDIDEYKKQKRGGSGIKTSKVTKKTGDIIAARVVTDEEELVVMSKKSQVIRTSLTEIPRLGRVSQGVRIMKLRENDAIASFICL
- a CDS encoding methyltransferase domain-containing protein, whose translation is MTDPAHNCEQLGLQPGQHVADLGSGAGYYTIELAKRVGTEGKVFAIDVRKDLLEKVKSAARDEGFENVEVAWGNIEVENGTRLRSDSIDVVIIANTLFQIEDQAGLARETVRILKPKGTLLVVDWTGSHGGIGPVEEQVVPEEKARELFELAGLEFANSISTGEHHYGFIMENRT